DNA from Pirellulales bacterium:
AGAGGCGGCAAAGTACCTGCTCGAGCACGACGCCGATTTGAATTGGATCGGGCACGATCAGCTCACGCCCCTCGACGCGGCCCAGCGCAGCAAGAAACCCGAGTTGGCCGCGTGGCTGGTCGCCCAAGGGGCTATCTCCGTTCGCGACGGCAAGTAGCATCGAACCCTTTCCCCCAGCTTGAATTGACACTGGCGCGGCCTCCCTCCTATGATCCGCCCCGCCGTGCTCACGGTCTCGGGACGCTCTATTGTCGGAGGGAAGCATGCTGCCATTGCTAGCGGATCGTGGGGGGCAGGCCACGAATCTCACCAATCACGCTCGCATGGCGAATTGCGCGCCGGCCCAGGAGCACGCTCCCTCGGTCATGGCGGCGGGTCGCGCGCACCTGGTGGGAGTCGCCGGGGCAGGGATGCGCTCGCTGGCCCGCTTGCTCGTCGAAGCCGGCTGGGACGTTACCGGTTCGGACCAATGCCTGGCGGGACACCATGCCTCGGCGGTGCGGCCGACGCTCGACCTGGTCGTCCACAGCGCGGCCATCGCGCCCGACAACGTCGAGCTACAGCGCGCCCGCGAGTTGCACGTGCCCACGCTCGGCTATGCCGAGACACTGCGGCTGCTCACGTACGGGCGGACCACCCTGGCCGTGGCCGGCACGCACGGCAAATCGACCACCACGGCCATGCTGGTCGAGATTCTGGGCGCGAGCGGGCTCGATCCCTCGCACATCTTTGGCGCGGCGCGTCTGGCGAGCGATGCGCCCGGTGGCCATTGCGGCGAGGACCCCGTGTTTGTCGTCGAGGCCTGCGAATACCGTCGCCACTTTCTACAACTGTCGCCGCAATTGGCGGTCATCACCGGGGTCGACGCCGATCACTTCGACTGTTACCCGCAGCTCGACGCCCTGGAAGAAGCATTTGCCGAGTTCGCCGATCGCGTGCCGGCCGATGGTGTCATCGTGCGACGCGCCGAGTGTAAGGTAGCCGGTCGGGCGACGGCCGATCTCGCGGCGCGTGTCGTCACGTTTGGCGGTGTTGTCGGCGCCGATTGGCGCGCGGTGCCCCTCGAGCAGGATCGTGGCCGGTACACGTTCCGCATCGAACGCGCCGGGCGTTCGTTCGTCGAGTGCCGGCTATTGGTTCCCGGACGCCACAATATGTTCAATGCCCTGGCGGCGGCGGCCCTGGCGGCGGAGTTTGGGGTGCCGGCCGAGGCGATCGTGGCGGGACTGTCTCATTTCCGTGGGCTGACACGGCGTTTGGAGACGCTGGCGGTCGACTCGGGGCTCCACCACCTCGACGACTACGCCCATCACCCCACCGAGGTGGCAGCCACCCTGGCCGCCATCCGCGAAATGTACTCCGACAGCCGGGTTTGGTGCGTGTTTCAGCCGCACCAGATTTCGCGTACCGAACATCTGCTGGACGAACTGGCTGTCAGCTTGCAGAATGCCGACAAAGTGATCGTGGCCGATGTCTTCGCCGCGCGCGAGCCATCGACCGAGGCACGGAGCCTGGCTGTCGCTTTGGCGGAATTGACCTCGCGCCTGGGCGCCGCGATCGTGCCCCTGCACGACACCGACGAGATCGCCGCTCACCTGGCGAGTGAATTGCAACCGGGAGACGTGCTGGCCACCCTGGGGGCCGGCGATATACGGAAGGTACACGATGGCGTTCTTGACCGGGTTCGAGGAGTTCGCGCGGCCGCGTGAGCCACTTGCCCCGCACACGTGGTTCCACCTTGGCGGTCCGGCCGAGTTCTTTGCCGAGCCACGCACCCTCGACGAGCTGTCGGCGCTCGTGCGCCGCTGCCACGAAACCGAAACGCCCGTTCGTCTGCTCGGCGGCGGTTCGAATCTGCTCGTGCGCGAGGATGGCGTGCCGGGGCTGGTGATTCGGCTGCCCGAGGCGGCCTTCGGCCAGATCGCGGTCGAGGGACGCCGCGTCAAAGCGGGCGGGGGCGCCAAATTGGGCCATGTCATTTCCACCTCGGTACGCGAGGGGCTGGCCGGCCTCGAACCACTCGTCGGCATTCCCGGCACGCTGGGGGGCGCCTTGCACGGCAACGCCGGCAGCCGTGGTGGCGACGTCGGCCAGTGGACGCGACGCGCCACGGTCATGTCGCGCAGCGGCGAGATCAGCACGCGCGAGCGAACCGAACTCCACTTCGCCTACCGCGAGAGCAGTCTCGACGACCTGGTGATTCTCGAGGCCGAGTTCGAACTCGAAAAAGACGATCCGACCGAGCTCACCAAGCGCATGCAGAAGCAATGGATCGTGAAGAAAGCCTCGCAACCGCTGGGCCATCAGAGTGCG
Protein-coding regions in this window:
- the murC gene encoding UDP-N-acetylmuramate--L-alanine ligase, which gives rise to MLPLLADRGGQATNLTNHARMANCAPAQEHAPSVMAAGRAHLVGVAGAGMRSLARLLVEAGWDVTGSDQCLAGHHASAVRPTLDLVVHSAAIAPDNVELQRARELHVPTLGYAETLRLLTYGRTTLAVAGTHGKSTTTAMLVEILGASGLDPSHIFGAARLASDAPGGHCGEDPVFVVEACEYRRHFLQLSPQLAVITGVDADHFDCYPQLDALEEAFAEFADRVPADGVIVRRAECKVAGRATADLAARVVTFGGVVGADWRAVPLEQDRGRYTFRIERAGRSFVECRLLVPGRHNMFNALAAAALAAEFGVPAEAIVAGLSHFRGLTRRLETLAVDSGLHHLDDYAHHPTEVAATLAAIREMYSDSRVWCVFQPHQISRTEHLLDELAVSLQNADKVIVADVFAAREPSTEARSLAVALAELTSRLGAAIVPLHDTDEIAAHLASELQPGDVLATLGAGDIRKVHDGVLDRVRGVRAAA
- the murB gene encoding UDP-N-acetylmuramate dehydrogenase, translated to MAFLTGFEEFARPREPLAPHTWFHLGGPAEFFAEPRTLDELSALVRRCHETETPVRLLGGGSNLLVREDGVPGLVIRLPEAAFGQIAVEGRRVKAGGGAKLGHVISTSVREGLAGLEPLVGIPGTLGGALHGNAGSRGGDVGQWTRRATVMSRSGEISTRERTELHFAYRESSLDDLVILEAEFELEKDDPTELTKRMQKQWIVKKASQPLGHQSAGCIFKNPRGISAGMLVDQAGLKGHRIGGAEVSERHANFIVSDESATSQDVLRLIELVRDRVAERFGVELETEIEIW